A genome region from Solirubrobacter pauli includes the following:
- a CDS encoding M14 family zinc carboxypeptidase, translating into MSSRLKAAASVAALALLATPVAASAGSTAGPSVASTAATAAQAAADVKGWPQQNVLPVWPDNPNDASIPIGVTPYDEIAPKLNALQAQSNRVSVRVAGKSSGGRDLYVATVTWPETDAEAAQQEAWKDKIEDDPVAARTDAALLAGYKTPLFVNGNIHGNEWEGTDAILRVIDKWAKSTDSAVETLLKRNRITFNVTSNPDGRVLGTRPNEAGYDLNRDLTIVSQPESRLIRDLTVQTQSLFLLDLHGYVTPTLLWPSTPPHNPNNDYDLYIKHGLPAAIQMEQGLKDLGYPETQSARIPFRDDEVGVWDDYPPIYVPSFALYQGTIPYTIEAPLNPRGTNLSLEERKRRSGINTDVHEVAINKALAYMQTNRDQLIFDQAELFRRGWAGEPTRDIPDSFVPGWGPEDNYKTQFPRAYVIPAGAGQRSAAAAKRLVDLIVESNGRVTQAKAAFTAGGKSYAAGSYVIDMHQPLRGLVNTLLEPGLDITDRVDDLYAGPAGWSHGLTWGATVDTLQSEFPGVATERVFAGAVTSVVPTGNTDLVLDPRDAEDVLAINALLGQGIKLTRLADGSVLIPASARAAALTEAQTRGLTLTTAPASWSGSTIADKVVVAYVGGSEVRDVLKAIGFEAKAVTATTLTTALTADVDVLVVGGTLNPATLNAANKAVYDAFLARGGGIVGLGTAGSAHTTNAGLLTATGTAGNSLTSGVANVVNHGGPIVNNAQPHAWIFQPAWYTNLGPNAVVEQSFATEPLLAGWWPKTGTQGRPAAAGKATVVRAESAAGNGVVLIGTSVVTRLHAKGLNATFGRAILFAAAAKNTAASTSTGGTVGGSVPATLSLTLGSPASFGTFKPGVPAEYTATTDATVISTAGDATLSVTDPSTTNTGFLVNGAFKLAQPLQGLGVVKTWTGPTSNEKVPVTFKQVIGEKDPLRTGSYSKTLTFTLSTTTP; encoded by the coding sequence ATGTCCTCGCGGCTGAAGGCCGCGGCCTCGGTCGCCGCCCTGGCGCTGCTCGCGACGCCGGTCGCCGCATCGGCCGGCTCGACCGCCGGCCCGTCGGTCGCGTCCACCGCGGCGACGGCCGCGCAGGCCGCCGCGGACGTCAAGGGCTGGCCGCAGCAGAACGTGCTGCCGGTCTGGCCGGACAACCCGAACGACGCGTCGATCCCGATCGGCGTCACCCCCTACGACGAGATCGCGCCCAAGCTCAACGCTCTTCAGGCGCAGAGCAACCGGGTCTCGGTCCGAGTAGCGGGCAAGTCCTCCGGTGGTCGTGACCTGTACGTCGCGACGGTCACGTGGCCGGAGACCGACGCCGAGGCCGCGCAGCAGGAGGCCTGGAAGGACAAGATCGAGGACGATCCGGTCGCCGCCCGCACCGACGCGGCGCTGCTCGCGGGCTACAAGACCCCGCTGTTCGTCAACGGCAACATCCACGGCAACGAGTGGGAGGGCACCGACGCCATCCTCCGCGTGATCGACAAGTGGGCCAAGAGCACCGATTCCGCCGTCGAGACGCTGCTCAAGCGCAACCGCATCACCTTCAACGTCACGTCCAACCCGGACGGCCGCGTGCTCGGCACGCGCCCGAACGAGGCCGGCTACGACCTCAACCGCGACCTGACGATCGTCTCGCAGCCCGAGTCGCGCCTGATCCGCGACCTGACGGTGCAGACGCAGTCGCTGTTCCTGCTCGACCTGCACGGCTACGTCACGCCGACGCTGCTGTGGCCGAGCACGCCGCCGCACAACCCGAACAACGACTACGACCTCTACATCAAGCACGGCCTGCCGGCCGCGATCCAGATGGAGCAGGGCCTCAAGGACCTCGGCTACCCCGAGACGCAGAGCGCGCGGATCCCGTTCCGTGACGACGAGGTGGGCGTGTGGGACGACTACCCGCCGATCTACGTCCCGTCGTTCGCGCTCTACCAGGGCACGATCCCGTACACGATCGAGGCGCCGCTGAACCCGCGCGGCACGAACCTCAGCCTCGAGGAGCGCAAGCGCCGCTCGGGGATCAACACCGACGTGCACGAGGTCGCCATCAACAAGGCGCTCGCGTACATGCAGACCAACCGCGACCAGCTGATCTTCGACCAGGCCGAGCTGTTCCGTCGCGGCTGGGCGGGCGAGCCGACGCGTGACATCCCGGACAGCTTCGTCCCGGGCTGGGGTCCGGAGGACAACTACAAGACGCAGTTCCCGCGTGCGTACGTGATCCCGGCGGGCGCCGGCCAGCGCTCCGCCGCGGCCGCCAAGCGCCTCGTGGACCTGATCGTCGAGAGCAACGGCCGCGTCACCCAGGCCAAGGCGGCGTTCACCGCGGGCGGCAAGAGCTACGCCGCCGGTTCGTACGTGATCGACATGCACCAGCCGCTGCGCGGCCTCGTCAACACGCTGCTCGAGCCGGGCCTGGACATCACGGACCGCGTCGACGACCTCTACGCCGGCCCGGCCGGCTGGAGCCACGGCCTGACGTGGGGCGCGACCGTCGACACGCTCCAGAGCGAGTTCCCGGGCGTCGCCACCGAGCGCGTCTTCGCGGGCGCCGTCACGTCGGTCGTCCCGACCGGCAACACCGACCTCGTCCTCGATCCGCGTGACGCGGAGGACGTGCTCGCGATCAACGCGCTGCTCGGCCAGGGCATCAAGCTCACGCGCCTCGCCGATGGCTCCGTGCTGATCCCGGCGAGCGCTCGCGCCGCCGCGCTCACCGAGGCGCAGACGCGCGGCCTCACGCTCACCACCGCCCCGGCGTCGTGGAGCGGCTCGACGATCGCCGACAAGGTGGTCGTGGCCTACGTCGGCGGCTCCGAGGTGCGCGACGTCCTCAAGGCCATCGGCTTCGAGGCCAAGGCCGTCACGGCCACGACGCTCACCACCGCGCTCACCGCGGACGTCGACGTGCTCGTCGTCGGCGGCACGCTGAACCCGGCCACGCTCAACGCCGCGAACAAGGCCGTCTATGACGCGTTCCTCGCGCGTGGCGGCGGCATCGTCGGCCTCGGCACCGCCGGCTCGGCGCACACCACCAACGCCGGCCTGCTGACGGCCACCGGCACCGCCGGCAACAGCCTCACCTCCGGTGTGGCGAACGTCGTCAACCACGGCGGTCCGATCGTCAACAACGCCCAGCCGCACGCGTGGATCTTCCAGCCCGCGTGGTACACGAACCTCGGCCCGAACGCCGTCGTCGAGCAGTCGTTCGCGACTGAGCCGCTGCTCGCCGGCTGGTGGCCGAAGACCGGCACCCAGGGCCGTCCGGCGGCCGCCGGCAAGGCCACGGTCGTCCGTGCCGAGAGCGCCGCCGGCAACGGCGTCGTCCTGATCGGCACGAGCGTCGTCACCCGCCTGCACGCCAAGGGCCTGAACGCGACGTTCGGCCGCGCGATCCTGTTCGCGGCCGCGGCCAAGAACACGGCCGCGTCGACGTCCACCGGCGGCACCGTCGGCGGCTCGGTCCCGGCGACGCTGTCCCTCACGCTGGGCTCGCCGGCCTCGTTCGGCACGTTCAAGCCGGGCGTGCCCGCCGAGTACACGGCGACCACCGACGCGACGGTCATCTCCACCGCGGGCGACGCGACGCTGTCGGTGACCGACCCGTCCACGACGAACACCGGCTTCCTCGTCAACGGCGCGTTCAAGCTCGCGCAGCCGCTGCAGGGCCTGGGTGTCGTCAAGACGTGGACCGGCCCGACGTCCAACGAGAAGGTGCCCGTCACCTTCAAGCAGGTCATCGGCGAGAAGGACCCGCTCCGCACGGGCTCCTACAGCAAGACGCTGACGTTCACGCTCAGCACCACCACCCCGTAG
- a CDS encoding aldo/keto reductase, which produces MRYLTFGRRTGLRVSEYALGTANFGTHDASAGLEGSRAIFERFVAAGGTTFDSSNIYQGGEAERVLGQLLGDRRDELVVITKYSGTRERSPRPGTTGNGRKTMVRSLEASLRRLGTDYVDVFMPHFPDGVTPIEEILAGFDELIRSGKVLHAALSNFPAWRIPGAAVQTQVRGLPPLAGLQAEYSLAERSADRELLPMADAHGLGVLLYSPLGGGLLTGKYRAGEVGRLSARGADVEGTEQRAAVVDAVLDIAAELGTTPVQVALAWLRRRASLASTALIPIVGPRTPAHLDEYLRSLDLELAPEHYQRLDDVSAVRLGVPHDDVIAALRHGIDGDRSRLQGPAVPVA; this is translated from the coding sequence TTGCGATATCTGACCTTCGGGCGCAGGACCGGACTGCGTGTCTCGGAGTATGCGCTGGGGACCGCCAACTTCGGCACCCACGACGCCAGCGCCGGGCTCGAGGGATCCCGCGCGATCTTCGAGCGCTTCGTCGCCGCCGGCGGGACCACGTTCGACAGCTCGAACATCTACCAAGGGGGAGAGGCCGAGCGGGTTCTCGGCCAGCTGCTGGGTGATCGCCGCGATGAGCTCGTCGTCATCACCAAGTACAGCGGCACGCGTGAGCGCTCGCCTCGCCCGGGAACGACCGGCAACGGCCGGAAGACGATGGTCCGCTCGCTGGAAGCGAGCCTGCGCCGGCTCGGCACGGACTACGTCGACGTGTTCATGCCGCACTTCCCGGACGGCGTCACGCCGATCGAAGAGATCCTCGCCGGGTTCGACGAGCTGATCCGCTCGGGCAAGGTGCTGCACGCCGCGCTCTCCAACTTCCCCGCATGGCGGATCCCCGGCGCGGCCGTGCAGACGCAGGTGCGTGGGCTCCCGCCGCTGGCCGGTCTGCAGGCCGAGTACAGCCTCGCGGAGCGCTCCGCCGACCGTGAGCTGCTGCCGATGGCCGACGCCCACGGCCTGGGCGTGCTGCTCTACTCGCCGCTCGGCGGCGGGCTCCTCACCGGCAAGTACCGCGCGGGCGAGGTGGGCCGGCTCAGCGCGCGGGGCGCCGACGTCGAAGGCACCGAGCAGCGCGCGGCGGTGGTCGACGCGGTGCTCGACATCGCCGCCGAGCTGGGCACCACGCCCGTCCAGGTCGCTCTCGCCTGGCTGCGCCGGCGCGCATCGCTCGCGTCCACGGCGCTCATCCCGATCGTCGGCCCTCGCACGCCGGCTCACCTGGACGAGTACCTCCGGTCACTCGACCTCGAGCTCGCACCCGAGCATTACCAGCGGCTGGACGACGTCAGCGCAGTCCGGCTCGGTGTGCCGCACGACGACGTCATCGCCGCCCTTCGCCACGGCATCGACGGCGATCGCTCGCGCCTCCAAGGCCCGGCCGTGCCGGTCGCCTGA
- a CDS encoding TetR/AcrR family transcriptional regulator → MPKVTQEHLDARRQLIVDAARACFSRHGFARTSMADVVTESGLSTGAIYRYFKSKDDLVVAVCEQGAAAFPTALTAEAITGLLEHVRRLAREHGHARLTAQIWAEAALEPALGDIVRHQLEALRAAVVALLPERRAPDADQIAEAFVALLAAYSQQLAVRDDVAIEPYTRALLAIVDNPESPS, encoded by the coding sequence ATGCCTAAGGTCACCCAGGAACACCTCGACGCCCGCCGCCAGCTGATCGTCGACGCCGCGCGCGCGTGCTTTTCGCGTCACGGCTTCGCCCGCACATCGATGGCCGACGTCGTCACCGAGTCGGGCTTGTCGACCGGCGCGATCTACCGGTACTTCAAGAGCAAGGACGACCTCGTCGTCGCGGTCTGCGAGCAAGGCGCCGCCGCGTTCCCCACCGCGCTCACCGCCGAGGCGATCACCGGCCTCCTCGAGCACGTCCGCCGCCTGGCCCGCGAACACGGGCACGCGCGCCTGACCGCCCAGATCTGGGCCGAAGCGGCCCTCGAACCGGCCCTCGGCGACATCGTGCGTCACCAGCTCGAAGCGCTCCGCGCCGCCGTGGTCGCCCTCCTTCCCGAACGCCGCGCACCCGACGCCGACCAGATCGCCGAGGCCTTCGTCGCGCTGCTGGCCGCCTACAGCCAGCAGCTCGCCGTCCGCGACGACGTGGCCATCGAGCCATACACGCGCGCGCTGCTGGCCATCGTCGACAACCCGGAGAGCCCCTCTTGA